A region of Coccinella septempunctata chromosome 5, icCocSept1.1, whole genome shotgun sequence DNA encodes the following proteins:
- the LOC123312941 gene encoding 26S proteasome non-ATPase regulatory subunit 11, with protein MAGAMLFERVQSVSSSNREQFLKINRNGEQHNNDEENIRSKEQDILNLGEQYKREGKAKELAELIKATRPFLSEISKAKAAKLVRSLVDFFLDLEAGIGIEVQLCKECIEWAKEERRTFLRQSLEARLVALYFDTGMFPEALALGSTLLKELKKLDDKNLLVEVQLLESKTYHALSNLPKARAALTSARTTANSIYCPPKLQAALDLQSGILHAADEKDFKTAYSYFYEAFEGFDSVESPKALVALKYMLLSKIMLNHPEEVQQIVSGKLAIKYAGKDIDAMKSVAQASHKRSLADFQVTVKEFKHELEDDVIVRAHLGTLYDNMLEQNLCRIIEPYSRVEVEYIAKTIKLPVAQVEKKLSQMILDVKFHGILDQGEGVLIVFEETPIDKTYEMALETIQSMSKVVDTLYQKAKKLS; from the exons ATGGCGGGTGCGATGTTGTTTGAAAGAGTGCAATCTGTCTCCAGTTCAAATCGtgaacaatttttgaaaataaatcgtAATGGAGAACAGCACAACaatgatgaagaaaatatcAGATCTAAAGAACAGGATATTCTTAACCTCGGTGAACAATATAAGAGGGAAGGAAAGGCTAAGGAACTCGCTGAACTGATAAAAGCAACAAGGCCCTTTCTTAGTGAAATAAGCAAAGCAAAGGCAGCAAAATTGGTACGATCTCTTGTTGATTTCTTTCTCGATCTCGAAGCAGGCATCGGTATCGAAGTTCAACTATGCAAAGAATGTATCGAGTGGGCAAAAGAAGAACGCAGAACTTTCTTGAGACAAAGTTTGGAAGCTCGTTTGGTTGCGTTATATTTCGATACTGGGATGTTTCCAGAAGCGCTTGCTCTTGGGTCAACTTTACTCAAAGAACTCAAAAAGCTTGATGACAAAAATCTTCTAGTGGAAGTTCAACTTCTTGAAAGCAAGACCTACCATGCTTTGAGCaatcttccaaaagcaagagcAGCTCTCACTTCAGCTCGAACAACAGCTAATTCAATATACTGCCCTCCGAAATTGCAGGCTGCTCTTGACTTACAATCAGGTATTTTGCATGCAGCAGATGAAAAAGACTTCAAAACAGCATATTCTTATTTTTATGAAGCCTTTGAAGGTTTTGATAGTGTAGAATCACCAAAAGCTCTAGTAGCTTTGAAGTATATGCTTCTATCCAAAATAATGTTGAATCATCCAGAAGAAGTACAACAAATTGTTAGTGGAAAGCTGGCAATAAAATATGCTGGAAAAGATATTGATGCTATGAAATCTGTTGCTCAGGCATCACATAAAAGGTCATTGGCTGATTTTCAAGTCACTGTCAAAGAATTTAAGCATGAGCTTGAAGATGATGTTATTGTGAGAGCTCATCTTGGAACATTATATGATAATATGCTGGAGCAAAATTTATGTAGAATCATAGAACCTTACTCAAGAGTTGAAGTTGAATATATTGCTAAAACTATTAAGCTTCCTGTTGCACAAGTTGAGAAAAAGTTATCACAGATGATTTTGGATGTAAAATTTCATGGAATACTAGATCAAGGAGAAG GAGTGCTGATAGTATTCGAAGAGACCCCAATAGACAAGACATACGAAATGGCTTTAGAAACAATTCAAAGTATGAGTAAAGTAGTAGATACTCTCTATCAAAAAGCTAAGAAATTGTCGTAG
- the LOC123312944 gene encoding DNA repair protein RAD51 homolog 4-like translates to MERLKKDVHPSLNDSAILALNRNGIFTARDFISFDSQKLAKISLLLFKEILEIKKILLKKHAAISENGYDCYQDLLKNSALIPSGIQSVDEFLEGGLLTSNIYEIYGRASSGKSLLAYIFMKNLVLKMKQKCFFLDSKNDFSAEKFYSLCGDYLHEEVMNGLSRIFIKSIKNKFDLLNSLQEISEYLEKNSTISRLIVIDSLVGVISNHNDHSLNNLFLTHLANIMHFIATKYHVVILVINLMTTWVEGDFAVQIREKEIVSCGRYWYTIPNTRIKLERELQNLKLSIEKSNTFPSKTCLVDFSEIVDHVK, encoded by the exons ATGGAGCGTTTGAAGAAAGACGTTCATCCTTCTTTGAACGATTCAGCGATTTTAGCTTTAAATAGAAATGGAATATTCACAGCAAGAGATTTCATTAGTTTCGATTCCCAGAAATTAGCTAAAATTTCACTTTTACTTTTCAAG GAAAtccttgaaattaaaaaaatattgttgaaaaaacatGCAGCAATTTCAGAAAACGGATATGATTGTTACCAGGatctattgaaaaattcagctTTGATACCTTCTGGCATTCAAAG TGTTGATGAATTCTTGGAAGGTGGATTACTCACCAGCAATATTTACGAAATATATGGCAGAGCTTCATCTGGCAAAAGTTTATTggcatatattttcatgaaaaaccttgttttgaaaatgaaacagaaatgcttctttctcGATTCAAAAAATGATTTTAGTGCTGAAAAGTTTTATTCATTGTGTGGAGACTATCTCCAT gaaGAAGTGATGAATGGTCTTTCAAGAATATTCATCAAATCCATAAAGAATAAATTTGATTTATTGAACAGTTTGCAAGAGATATCAGAATATCTTGAGAAAAATAGTACAATTTCGAGATTAATAGTTATAGATTCTTTGGTTGGCGTAATTTCAAATCATAATGATCATTCCTTGAACAACTTGTTTCTAACACATTTAGCAAATATTATGCACTTTATTGCAACTAAATACCATGTTGTAATTCTTGTTATAAATTTAATGACTACTTGGGTGGAAGGGGATTTTGCTGTACAAATTCGAGAAAAAGAAATAGTCTCTTGTGGCAGATATTGGTACACAATTCCCAATACTAGAATCAAATTAGAAAGAGAGCTCCAAAATTTGAAACTTAGTATTGAAAAAAGTAATACATTTCCATCGAAAACTTGTTTGGTAGATTTTAGTGAAATTGTAGACCATGTAAAATAA